The window CTATGTTTTAGTAAAAACCAAAGATACCCTAATAGATCTCGAACAACCCGTTAATATAGAATTACCTATTGGTTTTGAATACCTTGATTATGAATATGTAAGAGATTTGGGAGTTGATTTTGATCATATAACCTATAAAGTAAAATCCAACAATAAGAACAATTCTTTAGACGCAGTTAAAATACATAAAAGTCGACTTATCATATATGAAAACTTTGATTATATCTTAAAAAGATATGTTCCGTGTTATACCGAAAGCTTTTTACTAGATATTTATTTATTTGAAAAGATATACGTAGAAATAGAAAGACGTATTGAAAACCACAATTTTTTGTTTTACAAAGATGAATCTTTAGTACAACTACAAGACGCACTTTCTAGTGCAACAACTTCTTTAAGTGCACTTACTCAGAGCAATAATGATAGGGGAAGTGGCATTTTATCTTCTTTTTTGAGAAAACAAAATTCAAACAATCATAGTAAAGATATTTCTAATTTAAGAAACCTTAATGACTCATTATCACAGGAGCTTGCTAGGCTAAAAAGCAATCTAAATAATGAGGGAATGTTTTATACGGCCACCCCTAGTGCTAGTTTAGAGGTTATTAAATACGATCTTAGCTACTTAAAGGAGGCTTTAGCATTAATTAAGGCAAAAATTGGTGCAGATACTAAAGAGCCCTTAACCAGAAGTTTTAATGAGCAGGCTAAAGGGCTAGGAAATGATGGTAAAGGTGATAGGA of the Borreliella burgdorferi B31 genome contains:
- a CDS encoding DUF1073 domain-containing protein; this translates as MCDLRKTKLIDKISSLELYKYSIFFRNYIENVAEDCLKNGLILESAAHNVSEVELARLKVQLKNALLNCIISYRFHGIGYVLVKTKDTLIDLEQPVNIELPIGFEYLDYEYVRDLGVDFDHITYKVKSNNKNNSLDAVKIHKSRLIIYENFDYILKRYVPCYTESFLLDIYLFEKIYVEIERRIENHNFLFYKDESLVQLQDALSSATTSLSALTQSNNDRGSGILSSFLRKQNSNNHSKDISNLRNLNDSLSQELARLKSNLNNEGMFYTATPSASLEVIKYDLSYLKEALALIKAKIGADTKEPLTRSFNEQAKGLGNDGKGDRSNYYDFLKGVQEQVENSCNLKLTKYFGLDMKFNSLIMLSEEQKVERDIKLIELYSKYNQLIQSSSFNNEELAMLKEKLFSF